A window of the Plasmodium vivax chromosome 12, whole genome shotgun sequence genome harbors these coding sequences:
- a CDS encoding hypothetical protein, conserved (encoded by transcript PVX_118470A), with product MEAAKDERGEGEGSQEEEGDNFRSVYKQVVKNKSANGKTNRNNAFAEMLEVSRITDYNVVMKYEYLLKLSFFSSNVNVLNVYRLVKQESEKQFGEVAARLRSNMLLSIMDTNKINDKSEHVGEYFTKNYEELKQLEFVIGNTDYPLGFEKNTNGVFRVYLFKIIPSKTLLLNKSNLSFMEKGKMPSNYDSVAVDRNLYYEQVGEGQSELVRSGSGGGSGGGSGPMKGTSANLGRGGTNYSYIYKVKAAEQVLPLLLIEFEFKCLRVDISVPICEYCYTAKAIYYCHNDKVHLCNICDIKHHEKNKILKNHRRMPISESPYQFGKCAYHPNEVVESVCMKCYCSLCPTCLLIGSHSKGNYRNHPIVNIKDAFILSNQKKSLSDINLENRKSRILLLLKKKHKLLAEIYSNYTSLQKRIDTLYRYIIDELKVLKKKKMQYIMALKRAVLSQLLTIEWTEAFFYHTKLSLNLSDFILYQKKHQLAVQFLIAKKGKDSDFMKNAPHWLFQKIYVQSNLCIYEDSFFKLNFVSPKDLDEGMAKGDLNRKRCVLKGSRNKLEEMYNFNNVFNDKKGYLGLYDETAFEGGANSEEGAHQTSVKYSAAKGAEDEQSPREATHEGFSNQIEPVNTSGLNNKDLQSVLKLKKEYASMYDVTEEKPTNCNLLSEIFRDEREGNSCGGGKTPLKQSHICRELWKHLVNYKYINVIHVLKARCSLNTLLLTHSFFNVASYYDNLEDLVKHIIKHEIFTLLNKNIDYHTKMKVTHVLDSVATLLCLRRFVLAPWVDKYIELCCSHVGSEQGGGSSPGEEAPPNGEATPGEEATPSEDIIREKNSDVRDEHAPSVRAPNEQVKGINLTSKSAPGEVAKGDKNSCGELRVGREKEEFPTNGGNDTTMGDQTVLEEDNTISEDMDTKKDEHHVRSTNKHYNMAGALLTAGEKQELSSLKKIKEHIYVYLEMLINDLVKIPHKDLNDGVRFMFYLIHDEIDGKNKNLVMNEKKFSIHTLCLCLDIFLNSVLYPYIFYVHEENLNGQVKTSMWKDPSLHQKVVVLFGQTVREISIYVFQVYNLGMYDSNLKAFISNIKDNKMLRGRATNEKMFFLDVSQKLFQWIVKNLESPRYYAPVRWNSREGVEKSYQRIVQEIVHIDESSTNNCVNENVDYNILFSTKNFKEILSLCYSMQGVGA from the exons ATGGAGGCCGCGAAAGACGAACggggagaaggggaggggagtcaggaggaggaaggggacAACTTCCGCAGTGTGTACAAACAggtagtaaaaaataaaagtgcaAACGGAAAGACAAACAGGAATAACGCATTTGCGGAGATGCTGGAGGTAAGCAGGATCACCGATTACAACGTGGTGATGAAATATGAGTACCTCCTAAAGCTAAGCTTCTTCAGTAGCAACGTGAACGTATTGAATGTATATCGGTTAGTGAAGCAGGAGAGTGAAAAACAATTTGGCGAAGTGGCAGCTCGTTTGAGGAGCAACATGCTGCTTAGCATAATGGACacgaacaaaataaatgataaaagtGAACATGTAGGTGAGTACTTTACAAAGAATTATGAGGAGCTAAAACAGCTGGAATTCGTCATTGGAAACACGGATTACCCGCTAGGGTTTGAAAAGAACACCAATGGGGTGTTTCGAGTGTACCTGTTTAAGATAATACCCAGCAAAACGCtcttattaaataaaagcaaCTTGAGTTTcatggaaaaggggaaaatgccGAGCAATTACGACTCAGTTGCGGTGGACAGAAATTTGTACTACGAGCAGGTGGGGGAAGGGCAGAGCGAACTGGTGAGAAGCGGGagtggagggggaagcggagggggaagcggaccAATGAAGGGCACATCAGCTAACCTGGGGCGGGGAGGAACCAACTACAGCTACATATACAAAGTAAAAGCAGCTGAGCAGGTGCTTCCCCTGCTGCTAATCGAATTCGAATTCAAATGCCTACGGGTGGACATCAGTGTGCCCATATGCGAGTACTGCTACACCGCTAAGGCTATCTACTACTGCCATAATGACAAGGTCCATTTGTGCAATATATGTGACATAAAGCATcatgaaaagaataaaattttgaagaatcATAGGAGGATGCCAATATCCGAGTCTCCATACCAATTTGGAAAGTGTGCGTACCATCCGAATGAGGTGGTCGAGAGTGTTTGCATGAAGTGCTATTGTAGTTTGTGCCCTACCTGTCTCCTGATAGGGAGTCACTCCAAGGGCAATTATCGTAATCACCCCATTGTGAATATAAAAGACGCTTTCATTCTGTCCAATCAGAAAAAATCCCTAAGTGATataaatttggaaaatagGAAATCAAGGATACTCcttttgttgaaaaaaaaacacaaattgTTGGCAGAGATTTATTCCAATTACACTTCTTTGCAAAAGCGAATTGATACCTTGTACAGGTACATCATTGACGAGTtgaaagttttaaaaaaaaaaaaaatgcaatacaTTATGGCCTTAAAAAGGGCAGTTTTATCTCAACTACTCACCATCGAATGGACAGAGGCCTTCTTCTATCATACCAAATTGTCATTAAATTTAtctgattttattttataccaGAAAAAACATCAATTGGCTGTCCAATTTTTAatagccaaaaaagggaaggattCAGATTTTATGAAAAACGCTCCTCATTGGCTGTTTCAGAAAATTTACGTTCAGTCAAATTTGTGCATTTATGAAGATAGCTTTTTTAAGCTCAACTTTGTTAGCCCTAAGGATCTCGACGAAGGGATGGCCAAGGGGGACCTAAATAGGAAGCGGTGCGTTTTGAAGGGGAGTCGAAACAAGCTGGAAGAaatgtacaattttaataacgTCTTTAATGATAAGAAGGGGTACTTGGGGTTGTATGACGAGACGGCCTTCGAGGGGGGAGCCAACTCGGAGGAAGGCGCTCATCAGACGAGTGTTAAATACTCCGCCGCAAAAGGTGCAGAGGATGAGCAGTCGCCTCGAGAAGCCACCCATGAGGGGTTCTCTAATCAAATAGAACCTGTTAACACAAGCGGATTGAACAACAAAGATTTGCAGAGCGTTCTGAAGCTAAAGAAGGAGTATGCGTCCATGTACGACGTGACTGAAGAGAAACCCACCAACTGCAATTTGTTAAGCGAAATTTTTAGAGACGAACGGGAGGGGAACTcatgcggggggggaaagaccCCCCTGAAACAGTCACACATTTGCAGAGAGTTGTGGAAGCACCTGGttaattacaaatatataaatgtgaTCCATGTGTTGAAGGCGAGGTGCAGCTTGAACACCCTCTTGCTGACTCACTCCTTTTTCAACGTCGCGTCTTATTATGACAATCTGGAAGACCTAGTGAAGCACATAATCAAGCACGAAATTTTTACTCTgcttaacaaaaatattgacTACCATACGAAGATGAAGGTCACCCACGTGTTGGACAGCGTCGCCACGTTGCTATGCCTCCGAAGATTTGTGCTCGCACCTTGGGTTGATAAGTACATCGAGCTGTGCTGTTCCCATGTTGGGAGtgagcaggggggggggtcctccccaGGTGAAGAggcccccccaaatggagaagccaccccaggtgaagaagccaCCCCAAGTGAAGATATCATCCGTGAGAAAAATTCAGACGTGAGAGATGAACACGCGCCATCGGTGCGTGCACCAAATGAGCAGGTGAAGGGCATCAATCTGACCAGCAAAAGTGCCCCTGGTGAGGTGGCAAAAGGGGATAAGAACAGCTGTGGCGAATTACGAGTGGGcagggaaaaggaggagttcccaacaaacgggggaaacGACACTACGATGGGTGACCAAACCGTGTTGGAAGAGGACAATACAATTTCGGAAGACATGGACACCAAGAAGGATGAGCACCACGTGAGGAGCACCAATAAGCATTACAACATGGCGGGAGCGCTCCTCACTGCAGGTGAAAAGCAGGAGCTGTCCTccctgaaaaaaataaaagaacacATATACGTATACTTAGAAATGCTAATCAACGACTTGGTGAAGATCCCCCACAAGGACCTAAACGACGGTGTCCGATTTATGTTTTATCTTATCCACGACGAAATTGACggaaagaataaaaactTAGTGATGAATGAAAAGAAGTTCAGCATACACACCTTGTGCTTGTGTCTGGACATCTTTCTTAACTCTGTTTTGTACCcctacattttttacgtgcATGAGGAGAACCTGAATGGTCAGGTGAAAACCTCCATGTGGAAGGACCCTTCTCTTCATCAAAAAGTGGTAGTCCTGTTTGGCCAAACGGTGAGAGAAATTTCGATATATGTTTTTCAAGTGTACAATTTAGGAATGTATGACAGCAACTTGAAGGCGTTCATAAGCAACATAAAGGATAATAAGATGCTTCGGGGCAGGGCCACCAACGAGAAGATGTTCTTCCTCGACGTGTCTCAGAAG CTCTTCCAATGGATCGTCAAAAATTTGGAGTCGCCCAGGTACTACGCCCCCGTCAGGTGGAACTCCCGCGAGGGGGTCGAAAAGAGTTACCAGCGGATCGTCCAGGAAATTGTCCACATAGACGAGTCGTCGACAAACAATTGTGTAAACGAGAATGTTGATTATAACATCTTATTCAGCACCAAGAATTTTAAGGAGATTCTGTCTCTCTGCTACTCGATGCAGGGCGTCGGCGCGTGA